The genomic window CGGATTCAGGCCGACCTGGCACAGGCGCAGTTCGGAGCCGGGGATAATGCTGGCCGCGACCAGGAAGAACGCAGCCGAGGAGAAGTCCGCCGGCACCACGATATCGGTGGCACGCAGGCGCTGGCCGCCGCGCAGGCGCGCCTTGCCCGGCGAGAACGTGATGTCCACGCCGAAGGCGGACAGCATGCGCTCGGTGTAATCGCGGGTGGGATGCGGTTCGAGCACAGAGGTTTCGCCCTGCGCGTACAGGCCGGCCAGCAGCACCGCCGATTTGATCTGGGCGCTGGCCACCGGCGAGGCGAAATCGATGCCGTGCAGTGCCTGGCCGCCATGCACGCGCAGCGGCGGGGTGCCATCGCTTTCGGTGTCGATCTTCGCGCCCATCTGCGACAGCGGGCCGGTGACACGACGCATCGGGCGGCCGGACAGTGATTCATCGCCCACCAGCGTGCAGTCGAACGCCTGACCCGCCAGCAGGCCGGCCAGCAGGCGCATGCCGGTGCCGGCGTTGCCGCAGTCCAGCGGTGCGTCCGGCGCCTTCAGGCCGTCGATGCCCACGCCGTGCACGATCCGCTGCGACGGACTGGGCGTTTCGATACGCACGCCCAGCTGGCTGAAGATGCGCGCGGTGGCGCGGGTGTCTTCGCCTTCCAGGAAGCCCTCGATATGCGAGGTGCCATCGGCCAGCGCGGCGAACATCACCGAGCGATGCGAGACCGACTTGTCGCCGGGAATGGTCAGGCTGCCCTGCAGGGGCTGGCCCTTGCGGGCAATCCAGTGCTGCGCGTTGCTCATCGTTCGATCGTTCCGTAAACGCCGGTTGCCGGCGGTGCATCAGGGGCGGTGGCCGCAGCCATCGCAACAGGAATCAGGGCACGGCCACCGGATAGGAACCGAGCACCTTGATCTGCGCCGAGTGTGCTTCCAGTTCGGCCAGCGCAGCCTGCATCGGCGCATCGTCGATGTGGCCGGCCAGGTCGATGAAGAAGCCGTACTCCCACTTGCCGTGGTGCGAGGGACGCGACTCGATGCGGTTCATGCTGATGCCGTGGCGGGCGAACGGGCTGAGCACGTCGAACAGCGCGCCCGGCTTGTCATGGATGAACACCAGCACCGAGGTGCGGTCGTGGCCGGAGGTCGGGAAGATGGTGCGGCCCACCACCAGGAAACGGGTGGTGTTGTCGGCATCGTTCTGGATCGGCTTGGTGACCACCTTCTTCAGGCCGTACACGTGGCCGGCGCTTTCGCCGCCAATCGCAGCCGCATCGTCGGCATTGCGCGCACGGCGCGCGCCCTCGGCGTTGCTGGCTACCGGAATCTTCTCGGCCTTGGGCAGGTTGGCGCGCATCCATGCCGAGGTCTGCATGAAGGACTGCGGGTGGCCGTACACACGTTCGATGTCCTCGATGCGGCCGCTGCGCGACATCAGGTACTGCTGCACGCGCAGTTCCACTTCACCGCAGATCTTCAGGTTGGAGGTCAGGAACATGTCCAGGGTGATCTGGATGGTGCCCTGCCCCGAGTTCTCCACCGGCACCACGCCGAAATCGGCATTGCCCGCTTCCACTTCCTGGAACACTTCCTCGATGCTGGCCATCGGCAGGCCCAGCGCCGAGCGGCCGAAGTGCTTGAGCACGGCCTGCTGGCTGAAGGTGCCTTCCGGACCGAGGTAGCCGATCTTCAGCGGCTCCTGCTGGGCCAGGCAGGCCGACATGATTTCGCGATAGACATGCACCAGCAGTTCATCGCTGAGCGGGCCTTCATTGCGGTCCACCACCATGCGCAGCACCTGCGCTTCGCGTTCGGGGCGGTAGTAGTCCACCGCCGCAGCCAGCTTGCCCTTGGCCTTGCCGACCTGGTGGGCAAACTGCGCGCGCTCGGCGATCAGGCTCTGGATGTCACGGTCGATCTGGTCGATCTTCGAGCGCACGTCGGCCAGCGCCAGCGGCGCCTGGGTGGGTGCCGGCGTCGCCTTCGATTTTGACTTGGCCTTGGCCTCGGAGGCGGCCACAGGCTTGGCCGCTTCGGCCTTCTTCGGCGCCTTCTTGCTGGATTTGCTGCTTGCCATCGGAATTCCTTGGTGCGGGGCACGCACCCGACGGTGCGCGCCGTTCGTTGCTCAGCCGTGTCGCTGCTGGAAATCGGCCATGAAGGCGACCAGCGCCTCGGCACCGGCCAGCGGCATGGCGTTGTACAGCGAGGCGCGGATGCCCCCGACCACCTTGTGCCCCTTCAGCGCCAGCAGGCCGGCGGCCTTGGCGTCGGTGACAAAGCGGGCGTCGAGGTCGGCGCTGGGCAGGAAGAACGGAATGTTCATCCGCGACCGTGCCGAAGGGGCCACCTCGTTGCGGTAGAAACCGCCCGACGCATCGATCGCGCCGTACACCAGCGCGGCCTTGGCCGCGTTGCGACTGGCGAACTCGACCACGCCGCCTTCGGCCAGCATCCACTTGAACACGAGCCCGGCCAGGTACCAGTTCCAGGTGGGCGGGGTGTTGAGCATGGAATCGCGGGCAACGTGCGAACGGTAATCGAAGATGTCCGCGCGTGGCTGGCCGCCGCGCTCCAGCAGATCACGGCGGATGATCATCACCGCGATGCCGACCGGGCCCAGGTTCTTCTGCGCGCCGGCATAGATCACGCCGTAGCGGCGCACATCCAGCGGTTCGCTGGCGATGGACGAGCTGAAGTCGGCCACCAGCGGAATACTTCCGGTATCGGGCACATCACGGAACTCGACCCCGTGGATGGTCTCGTTGGCGGTGATGTGCACGTAGGCAGCATCCGGCGAGAGCTGCCAGCCGCTGCGCTCGGGCAGCTGGCGATAGCCCTCGGCCTCGCTGCTGGCGGCGATGTTGACGTCCAGGTAGGGGCTGGCCTGCTTCACCGCGGTCCTGCCCCAGTGGCCGCTGACCACGTAGTCGGCACGCTGGCCGGGGCTGGCGAAGTTGAGCGGAATCAGCGCCTGCTGGGTGGTGGCACCGCCGGGCAGGAACAGCACCGCATAGTCCTGGGGAATGTCGAGCAGGCGGCGCAGATCGGCCTCGGCCTCGGCTGCCACGGACATGAACTCCGGGCCGCGGTGGCTCATTTCCACGATCGAGGCACCGCTCCCGTGCCAGTCCAGCATTTCCGCCTGCGCCTGGCGCAGGACCGATTCCGGCAAGGTTGCGGGGCCGGCACTGAAGTTGAACGCGCGCGTCATGTCACACCTGTGGGGCAAGACCTCTAGTATGCCGCAGTGCACCAGCCTTGCGGCCTTGTGCGGCAAGGGAAATTTGGTTTCATTGGAATCCATTTGCCGCGCGGAAGACCGTGCCCGCTGCGGCGGGCAATGCGCCGGGCCGCTCAAGCGGCTGCGCGGGGCGCCGGCACCGGGTCAGGCCCGGCCGATCAGGTTCAGCGTGCGCCGAACCAGAGCAGCAGGCTGAGCACTGCAGCCAGCAGCAAGGCGCTGCCCAGCAGCCACGGCCAGCGCCGGACCCGCCGTTGCGGCATCGGCGCCACCGGTGCCAGCTCGGCCTCGTCGCTGCCCTCGTCGTCGGTGACCGGCGGTCGCCGGCGCGGGTCGTGCGGCACTTCCAGCACGAACCGGTGCTGGCCATCGAACACCAGCTGATCGCCCGCCTGCAGCCAGCAGTGGCGGACCGGCACGCCGTTGACCCGGGTGCCGTCGGTGCTGCCCAGATCGCGCAGCAGCACCCGCTCTGCGTGCACTTCCACGCGCGCGTGCTGTTCGGCAAACGCAGGTTCGTCGATTTCGATATCGGCTTCGCCGCCGCGGCCGATCACCCGGGAACGGGCCAGGGTGAAGCTGCGCCCGTGGTGAAGACCGCCGACGCCGCGCAGCAGGCGCTGTTCGTCCCCGCTGCCGTCGCCGCCCGCAG from Stenotrophomonas sp. 704A1 includes these protein-coding regions:
- the aroA gene encoding 3-phosphoshikimate 1-carboxyvinyltransferase, whose protein sequence is MSNAQHWIARKGQPLQGSLTIPGDKSVSHRSVMFAALADGTSHIEGFLEGEDTRATARIFSQLGVRIETPSPSQRIVHGVGIDGLKAPDAPLDCGNAGTGMRLLAGLLAGQAFDCTLVGDESLSGRPMRRVTGPLSQMGAKIDTESDGTPPLRVHGGQALHGIDFASPVASAQIKSAVLLAGLYAQGETSVLEPHPTRDYTERMLSAFGVDITFSPGKARLRGGQRLRATDIVVPADFSSAAFFLVAASIIPGSELRLCQVGLNPRRTGLLQALRLMGADITEENPAEQGGEPVADLVVRYAPLKGARIPEALVPDMIDEFPALFVAAAAAQGQTVVTGAAELRVKESDRLAAMATGLRALGMQVDETEDGATLHGGARLGSGIIESHGDHRIAMAFAIAGQISDGEVRINDIANVATSFPDFDGLARSAGFNLA
- the pheA gene encoding prephenate dehydratase — its product is MASSKSSKKAPKKAEAAKPVAASEAKAKSKSKATPAPTQAPLALADVRSKIDQIDRDIQSLIAERAQFAHQVGKAKGKLAAAVDYYRPEREAQVLRMVVDRNEGPLSDELLVHVYREIMSACLAQQEPLKIGYLGPEGTFSQQAVLKHFGRSALGLPMASIEEVFQEVEAGNADFGVVPVENSGQGTIQITLDMFLTSNLKICGEVELRVQQYLMSRSGRIEDIERVYGHPQSFMQTSAWMRANLPKAEKIPVASNAEGARRARNADDAAAIGGESAGHVYGLKKVVTKPIQNDADNTTRFLVVGRTIFPTSGHDRTSVLVFIHDKPGALFDVLSPFARHGISMNRIESRPSHHGKWEYGFFIDLAGHIDDAPMQAALAELEAHSAQIKVLGSYPVAVP
- the serC gene encoding 3-phosphoserine/phosphohydroxythreonine transaminase, with protein sequence MTRAFNFSAGPATLPESVLRQAQAEMLDWHGSGASIVEMSHRGPEFMSVAAEAEADLRRLLDIPQDYAVLFLPGGATTQQALIPLNFASPGQRADYVVSGHWGRTAVKQASPYLDVNIAASSEAEGYRQLPERSGWQLSPDAAYVHITANETIHGVEFRDVPDTGSIPLVADFSSSIASEPLDVRRYGVIYAGAQKNLGPVGIAVMIIRRDLLERGGQPRADIFDYRSHVARDSMLNTPPTWNWYLAGLVFKWMLAEGGVVEFASRNAAKAALVYGAIDASGGFYRNEVAPSARSRMNIPFFLPSADLDARFVTDAKAAGLLALKGHKVVGGIRASLYNAMPLAGAEALVAFMADFQQRHG
- a CDS encoding FHA domain-containing protein; amino-acid sequence: MQNLLVHFSQQQQPDQPLRPGVQRIVRQANGSVRLGDAGNGALLLAQFCMDDRGLWLQVGNGIRGIHVNGRPVRRMALLRAGDAVYVDGVEMVLQGEVETLLQAPAPAAGGDGSGDEQRLLRGVGGLHHGRSFTLARSRVIGRGGEADIEIDEPAFAEQHARVEVHAERVLLRDLGSTDGTRVNGVPVRHCWLQAGDQLVFDGQHRFVLEVPHDPRRRPPVTDDEGSDEAELAPVAPMPQRRVRRWPWLLGSALLLAAVLSLLLWFGAR